One genomic region from Desulfovermiculus halophilus DSM 18834 encodes:
- a CDS encoding ATP-binding protein: EDLHDLVAQRYEHASTIITSNLDFQEWDRAFENKLLGSATIDRLRHDAYLVYLDGPSYRKPKPNQALKKEVEKSQKSA, translated from the coding sequence ACGAAGACTTGCACGATCTCGTGGCCCAAAGATATGAACATGCATCCACCATCATTACAAGCAACCTTGATTTCCAGGAATGGGACCGGGCCTTTGAAAACAAGCTTTTGGGATCAGCTACCATCGATAGACTCCGGCATGATGCCTACCTGGTCTATTTGGATGGGCCCAGCTACAGGAAACCAAAGCCAAACCAAGCTCTCAAAAAAGAGGTGGAAAAAAGCCAAAAATCAGCCTAA
- the glnA gene encoding type I glutamate--ammonia ligase, with protein sequence MTPKEVVSFAQEQGAKMVDFRFLDFPGIWQHFSIPMSEFDESSFEDGFGFDGSSIRGWLPINASDMLVVPDPSTALMDPFTKVPTLTLIGNIVDPVTKEKYSRDPRYIAQKAEEYLRFTGIGDTAFIGPEAEFFIFDDIRYDSASNFGFYSIDSSEGIWNTGRDERPNLGYKPRHKEGYFPVPPTDSLNDMRNEMVLQMQDLGIRVECQHHEVATAGQAEIDMRFAPLVAMGDQLMWFKYIIKNVARSHNKTVTFMPKPLFGDNGSGMHTHLSIWKDGEPLFAGDQYAGLSEMAMHAVGGVLKHAKALCALTNPTTNSYKRLVPGYEAPVNLAYSSRNRSAALRIPMYSDSPKAKRIEIRFPDPSCNGYMAFSAMLMAAIDGIEKRIDPGEPLDKDIYSLSPEELTNVPSTPGSLDEALAALEEDHEFLCQGDVFTEDVIQAWITYKRNSEVDPVRLRPHPYEFMLYYDI encoded by the coding sequence ATGACCCCGAAAGAGGTGGTGAGCTTTGCTCAAGAGCAGGGGGCAAAAATGGTGGATTTCCGGTTCTTGGACTTCCCGGGAATCTGGCAGCACTTTTCCATCCCCATGAGCGAGTTTGACGAAAGTTCCTTTGAGGACGGCTTTGGTTTCGACGGATCCAGCATCCGCGGATGGCTGCCCATCAACGCCAGCGACATGCTGGTGGTTCCGGATCCGAGCACAGCCTTGATGGACCCATTCACCAAGGTGCCCACTTTGACCTTGATCGGGAATATCGTCGACCCGGTGACCAAGGAAAAGTACTCCCGGGATCCCAGATATATCGCCCAGAAGGCCGAGGAGTATTTGAGGTTCACCGGTATTGGAGATACCGCCTTTATCGGTCCAGAAGCGGAGTTCTTCATCTTTGACGATATCCGCTATGACTCGGCATCCAATTTCGGGTTCTATTCCATAGATTCATCTGAAGGGATTTGGAATACAGGCCGGGATGAAAGGCCGAACTTGGGCTATAAACCGCGGCACAAAGAAGGGTATTTCCCGGTTCCCCCCACGGATTCCTTAAACGACATGCGAAACGAAATGGTTCTGCAGATGCAGGATCTTGGGATCCGTGTCGAATGCCAGCACCACGAGGTGGCTACCGCCGGACAGGCGGAGATCGATATGCGCTTTGCCCCGTTGGTGGCCATGGGCGATCAGCTGATGTGGTTTAAGTACATCATCAAGAATGTGGCCCGGTCGCACAACAAAACGGTGACATTCATGCCCAAGCCCTTGTTCGGGGACAATGGGTCAGGCATGCATACCCACCTGTCCATCTGGAAGGACGGAGAGCCCCTGTTCGCCGGAGATCAGTACGCGGGGTTAAGCGAAATGGCCATGCACGCCGTGGGCGGAGTGCTTAAACACGCCAAGGCCCTGTGCGCCCTGACCAATCCGACCACGAATTCCTACAAGCGGCTGGTCCCAGGTTACGAAGCCCCGGTCAACCTGGCCTACTCCAGCCGAAACCGGAGTGCGGCCCTGCGGATACCCATGTACTCCGATTCACCCAAGGCCAAGCGGATCGAGATCCGTTTTCCGGATCCGTCGTGCAACGGCTATATGGCCTTCAGCGCTATGCTCATGGCCGCCATCGACGGGATAGAAAAGCGTATCGATCCAGGAGAGCCTCTGGACAAGGACATTTATTCCCTGAGCCCGGAAGAGCTCACAAACGTCCCATCCACCCCCGGGTCTCTGGACGAGGCCCTGGCTGCACTGGAAGAGGATCATGAGTTCTTGTGCCAGGGGGATGTCTTTACTGAAGACGTGATCCAGGCCTGGATCACGTACAAGCGAAACAGTGAGGTCGACCCGGTCCGGTTGCGGCCCCATCCGTACGAGTTCATGCTCTATTACGACATATGA